A single genomic interval of Rhododendron vialii isolate Sample 1 chromosome 3a, ASM3025357v1 harbors:
- the LOC131319637 gene encoding BAHD acyltransferase DCR-like: protein MDRVEVAMATAEQIEIGDLVAEESASKLKDLVPYNGVVNVEGLHRPLLAVQFTNLKDGLAMGCAFNHAILDGTSMWHFMTSWAQICSGSQTISVPPFLDRTEVHNTRIKLNLPLAPETSSPAPPLRVKVFKFSESAIDLIKATANSNPNPKPFSTFQSLSVHVWRAVTTVFYVFANCRHRVDPPMPMNYFGNLIQPVVTRTSAGLLLKNPAEFGAGMIRKAIETHNAKAIEAWNIEWESKVLGWKDAEENCVVMGSSPQFKVYDVDFGWGKPEVVRSGSNNRFDGTVYMHQGKSGGRSVDLDISLEANAMENLEKDEVFLMGMA from the exons ATGGACCGCGTGGAGGTGGCAATGGCAACGGCGGAGCAAATCGAGATCGGTGATCTCGTGGCAGAGGAGAGCGCTAGCAAGTTGAAAGATTTGGTGCCCTACAATGGGGTTGTAAATGTGGAGGGACTTCACCGGCCTCTGTTGGCTGTTCAG TTTACGAATCTGAAAGACGGACTAGCAATGGGGTGCGCATTCAACCACGCGATCCTAGACGGGACTTCCATGTGGCACTTCATGACCTCATGGGCCCAGATCTGCAGCGGGTCCCAAACCATCTCGGTGCCACCGTTCCTCGACCGCACCGAAGTCCACAACACACGCATAAAACTTAACCTACCCCTCGCTCCCGAGACCAGCAGCCCGGCCCCACCCCTTAGAGTGAAGGTCTTCAAATTCTCAGAGTCTGCAATTGACCTGATCAAAGCAACAGCCAACTCAAACCCGAACCCGAAACCCTTCTCCACGTTCCAGTCTCTGTCCGTGCACGTGTGGCGGGCCGTCACCACCGTGTTCTACGTCTTTGCCAACTGCCGGCACAGGGTTGACCCTCCGATGCCGATGAACTACTTCGGCAACCTGATACAGCCTGTGGTCACCAGAACCTCCGCCGGGTTGCTATTAAAAAACCCGGCGGAGTTCGGTGCCGGGATGATTAGGAAGGCAATCGAGACGCACAATGCAAAGGCCATCGAGGCGTGGAACATAGAGTGGGAGAGCAAGGTATTGGGGTGGAAGGACGCGGAGGAGAACTGCGTGGTGATGGGGAGCTCGCCGCAGTTCAAGGTGTACGACGTGGATTTCGGGTGGGGGAAGCCGGAGGTGGTGAGGAGTGGGAGCAACAACAGGTTTGACGGGACGGTGTACATGCATCAGGGGAAGAGTGGAGGGAGGAGCGTTGATTTGGATATCAGTTTGGAGGCTAATGCTATGGAGAATTTGGAAAAAGATGAGGTGTTTCTCATGGGGATGGCTTGA
- the LOC131319638 gene encoding small ribosomal subunit protein uS9m-like, whose translation MLSRLISRSSSHLRFLTLISSPTHFSTPKTPFTNPNSNFPLSAPRSFSTNRNNDGSDYPTPKIDLWKLSTDNEEESVFEEDAGGTLEGISGQDAKPAEEESWLRSPAADGGDAEDDIFKGVEKEVEVGGKSGEPATVDGPWSLGGGEDKVDDVFGFGDDDLFELRRVELGERVEIGKSEEERRLEEKVEEERRLKEEEKVLSDVLKGPNRAFGDLVAASGITEEILDSLMALKDMDGIKGLPPLAEIEDMRYARTTRKSTRAEIERQKQEEVANARVRQVDEKGRAYGTGRRKCSIARVWIQPGDGRFVVNEKEFDVYFPMLDHRAALLRPFSETKTLGLWNIDCTVKGGGVSGQVGAIQLGISRALQNWEPDLRPPLRSAGFLTRDPRVVERKKPGQAKARKSFQWVKR comes from the exons ATGCTCAGTCGCCTCATTTCCAGATCCTCCTCCCACCTCCGTTTCCTAACCCTAATCTCTTCCCCAACCCACTTCTCAACTCCCAAAACCCCATTCACAAACCCTAACTCCAATTTCCCCCTCTCCGCCCCCCGATCTTTCTCCACCAATCGAAACAACGACGGAAGCGATTACCCCACTCCGAAGATCGATTTGTGGAAGCTCTCCACGGATAATGAAGAAGAATCCGTGTTCGAAGAAGACGCCGGAGGAACTCTCGAAGGAATCTCCGGCCAGGACGCGAAACCGGCGGAGGAGGAGTCGTGGTTGAGATCTCCTGCGGCGGATGGGGGCGACGCGGAGGATGATATTTTCAAGGGGGTTGAGAaggaggtggaggtgggggGTAAGAGTGGAGAGCCGGCGACGGTGGACGGGCCGTGGAGTTTGGGGGGAGGAGAGGATAAGGTTGATGACGTGTTTGGTTTCGGCGACGACGACTTGTTTGAGCTGAGAAGGGTGGAATTGGGTGAAAGAGTGGAGATTGGGAAGAGTGAAGAGGAGAGGAGGCTTGAGGAGAAGGTTGAAGAGGAGAGGAGGCTTAAGGAGGAAGAGAAAGTGCTTTCTGATGTACTCAAAG GTCCAAATCGTGCATTTGGTGACCTAGTTGCAGCATCTGGTATCACAGAAGAAATCCTGGATAGTCTGATGGCTCTCAAGGATATGGATGGCATTAAAGGATTGCCGCCTCTTGCAGAAATAGAAGACATGCGCTATGCAAGAACTACACGAAAGTCGACAAGAGCTGAAATAGAGCGCCAAAAACAGGAGGAAGTTGCCAATGCAAGAGTGAGACAAGTGGATGAAAAAGGGAGGGCTTATGGCACAGGAAGAAGGAAATGCAGCATTGCCCGTGTTTGGATTCAACCTGGAGATGGTAGATTTGTAGTTAATGAGAAAGAGTTTGATGTCTATTTCCCAATGCTTGATCATCGTGCTGCTCTTCTGCGACCTTTTTCTGAGACCAAGACTTTGGGTCTGTGGAACATTGATTGTACTGTGAAAGGAGGTGGTGTCTCAG GTCAAGTTGGGGCAATTCAATTAGGGATCAGCAGAGCCTTGCAAAACTGGGAACCAGATCTACGTCCACCTCTCAGATCAG CTGGTTTCCTGACAAGGGACCCTAGAGTTGTGGAAAGGAAAAAACCGGGACAAGCAAAAGCCAGAAAGAGCTTCCAGTGGGTCAAGCGTTGA
- the LOC131319640 gene encoding pectate lyase 1-like, with translation MASLCFQTLALAIVLTTLLLCPTATLAKRSKELNVIDACWRWDPHWHKHRDHLASCSVGFAGKMLNNMGRGVTQYKVTDPSDDALNPRPGTLRYGATQVQGKVWITFQKDMKIKLEKPLLVSSFTAIDGRGANVDIVGGACITVQKVNNVIIHGLRIHSCRSQPPGEVMGPDGMIQSLGPMDGDAIRLVSSSKVWLDHNTLYSCQDGLIDVTRGSSNVTISNNWFRDQNKVMLLGHDDGYFRDHNMKVTVMFNRFGPNCHQRMPRVRHGYAHVVNNLYQGWGLYAIGGSMNPSVKSQANLFVAPEWKKEVTWKKNYEDGMSNWNFKSVKDVFENGACFDQTTGGDDGGVDPHYTRDEAFPAADAKSVRSLTKCSGVLKCSERSRC, from the exons ATGGCTTCCCTCTGTTTCCAAACATTGGCTCTGGCCATTGTCCTCACCACCCTCCTCCTGTGTCCAACCGCCACTCTTGCCAAGAGATCGAAAGAGCTAAACGTGATCGATGCCTGCTGGAGGTGGGACCCGCATTGGCATAAACACAGGGACCACCTCGCATCCTGCTCGGTGGGCTTTGCTGGGAAGATGCTCAACAACATGGGCCGGGGCGTCACGCAGTACAAAGTGACGGATCCTTCTGATGACGCACTGAACCCACGACCTGGAACGCTGAGGTACGGGGCGACCCAAGTCCAGGGTAAGGTCTGGATCACGTTCCAGAAGGACATGAAAATCAAGCTTGAGAAGCCGCTCCTCGTTAGCAGCTTCACCGCAATTGACGGCCGTGGCGCCAACGTCGATATCGTCGGTGGTGCATGCATTACCGTACAAAAG GTGAACAATGTCATCATCCACGGGCTTCGGATCCACAGCTGCCGGTCCCAGCCGCCAGGGGAGGTGATGGGTCCCGACGGGATGATCCAAAGCCTTGGCCCCATGGATGGCGATGCGATTAGGTTGGTCTCCTCCTCCAAAGTTTGGCTAGACCATAACACCCTGTACTCATGCCAGGACGGTCTCATCGACGTCACTCGTGGCTCGTCCAATGTTACAATCTCAAATAACTGGTTCAGGGACCAGAACAAGGTCATGCTTTTGGGTCACGACGATGGGTACTTCCGAGACCATAATATGAAGGTTACCGTCATGTTCAATCGTTTCGGCCCTAATTGCCATCAGAGGATGCCCAG GGTTCGCCATGGATACGCACACGTTGTCAACAATCTATACCAGGGATGGGGACTCTATGCAATTGGAGGAAGCATGAATCCAAGCGTCAAGAGTCAGGCAAATCTTTTCGTCGCTCCAGAATGGAAGAAAGAG GTGACATGGAAGAAGAACTATGAGGACGGAATGTCGAATTGGAATTTCAAATCCGTGAAGGACGTTTTCGAGAACGGAGCTTGTTTCGACCAGACGACGGGCGGTGATGACGGTGGCGTGGACCCGCACTATACCCGCGACGAAGCGTTCCCGGCGGCCGATGCGAAATCCGTGAGGTCGTTGACGAAGTGTTCTGGAGTTTTGAAGTGCTCCGAAAGATCAAGATGCTGA
- the LOC131319641 gene encoding rRNA 2'-O-methyltransferase fibrillarin 2-like, giving the protein MRPPLSRGGGFRGRGDGGGFRGRGDGGGFRGRGGGRGRGGGDRGGSTMRGRGRGGSDRGRGRGRGGGMKGGSKVVVDAHRHKGVFVAHGKEDALCTKNLVPGEAVYNEKRISVQNEDGTKTEYRVWNPFRSKLCAAILGGVDDIWIVPGARVLYLGAASGTTVSHVSDLVGPDGVVYAVEFSHRSGRDLVNMAKKRTNVIPIIEDARHPAKYRMLVGMVDVIFSDVAQPDQARILALNASYFLKAGGHFVISIKANCIDSTVPAEAVFAQEVKKLQAEQFKPIEQVTLEPFERDHACVVGAYRAPKKQKAAS; this is encoded by the exons ATGAGACCCCCATTGA gccGTGGTGGCGGCTTCAGAGGGAGAGGTGATGGAGGCGGCTTCAGAGGGAGAGGCGATGGAGGCGGCTTCAGAGGGAGAGGCGGAGGCAGAGGGAGAGGCGGCGGCGATAGAGGTGGAAGCACGATGAGAGGCCGCGGTCGTGGCGGCAGCGATAGGGGGAGGGGTCGCGGCCGCGGCGGAGGAATGAAGGGAGGGAGCAAGGTAGTGGTGGACGCGCATAGGCATAAGGGAGTGTTCGTTGCTCATGGGAAAGAGGATGCGCTTTGTACTAAGAACTTGGTTCCCGGTGAAGCCGTGTATAACGAGAAGAGGATCTCTGTTCAG AATGAGGATGGAACCAAGACTGAGTACAGGGTCTGGAACCCTTTCCGCTCTAAGTTGTGTGCTGCGATTCTCGGTGGAGTTGATGATATCTGGATT GTGCCTGGTGCCCGGGTCCTGTACCTTGGAGCTGCTTCGGGAACCACTGTATCTCACGTGTCAGACCTTGTTGGCCCT GATGGAGTGGTCTATGCAGTGGAATTTTCTCATAGAAGTGGTAGGGATTTGGTAAACATGGCGAAGAAGCGAACAAATGTTATACCTATCATTGAAGATGCTAGACATCCAGCCAAGTACAGGATGCTGGTGGGCATGGTTGACGTAATCTTTTCCGATGTTGCTCAGCCTGATCAG GCTAGGATCTTAGCCTTGAATGCATCATATTTCCTGAAAGCTGGAGGCCATTTTGTAATATCAATCAAG GCCAACTGCATCGACTCAACTGTTCCTGCTGAAGCAGTATTTGCGCAGGAGGTGAAGAAGCTGCAGGCCGAGCAGTTCAAGCCCATTGAACAGGTCactcttgaaccttttgagcGGGATCATGCTTGTGTGGTTGGTGCATACCGCGCGCCAAAGAAACAGAAAGCAGCCTCCTAA